From Cannabis sativa cultivar Pink pepper isolate KNU-18-1 chromosome 8, ASM2916894v1, whole genome shotgun sequence, a single genomic window includes:
- the LOC133030124 gene encoding uncharacterized protein LOC133030124 isoform X2, whose product MLLGLRCIWENLNQRQKELYKFYDVELLSYNNEQDKVIAINQLSIWLNTMTHVGQYYFIPWNIGKHWMLIIAMTSGRVVFLNPLKSKIPSDIAQMIKAAYANISSNAIVFGKNGPEIWTFACPKQPYNYECGYYVLTYIRDMLQHSNPIEAIKAKFGGLSQYSEDDHLLPLRQQWLSQLLPLIYKN is encoded by the exons ATGTTATTGGGACTAAG ATGCATTTgggaaaatttaaatcaaagacAAAAAGAGTTATACAAGTTTTATGATGTCGAGCTTCTTAGTTATAACAATGAGCAGGACAAGGTGATAGCCATCAATCAATTATCAATTTGGTTAAACACTATGACTCATGTAggacaatattattttataccATGGAACATAGG CAAGCATTGGATGTTGATTATAGCAATGACATCGGGAAGAGTTGTATTCTTAAACCCGCTTAAATCTAAAATCCCGTCAGACATTGCTCAGATGATAAAGGC TGCATATGCAAATATTAGTTCAAATGCTATTGTATTTGGCAAAAATGGACCGGAGATATGGACATTTGCTTGTCCAAAGCAACCATACAATTACGAATGTGGTTACTATGTACTAACTTACATTCGTGATATGCTTCAACATTCAAATCCCATTGAAGCCATAAAAGCAAAA TTTGGCGGCCTATCCCAATATTCTGAGGACGATCATCTCTTACCGCTTCGACAACAGTGGTTAAGTCAATTGCTTCCCttgatatataaaaattaa
- the LOC133030124 gene encoding uncharacterized protein LOC133030124 isoform X1, whose protein sequence is MEIRETLPIFFRTLFDFFSFLNRCIWENLNQRQKELYKFYDVELLSYNNEQDKVIAINQLSIWLNTMTHVGQYYFIPWNIGKHWMLIIAMTSGRVVFLNPLKSKIPSDIAQMIKAAYANISSNAIVFGKNGPEIWTFACPKQPYNYECGYYVLTYIRDMLQHSNPIEAIKAKFGGLSQYSEDDHLLPLRQQWLSQLLPLIYKN, encoded by the exons ATGGAAATAAGGGAAACTCTGCCCATTTTTTTTAGGActctatttgattttttttcttttttaaacagATGCATTTgggaaaatttaaatcaaagacAAAAAGAGTTATACAAGTTTTATGATGTCGAGCTTCTTAGTTATAACAATGAGCAGGACAAGGTGATAGCCATCAATCAATTATCAATTTGGTTAAACACTATGACTCATGTAggacaatattattttataccATGGAACATAGG CAAGCATTGGATGTTGATTATAGCAATGACATCGGGAAGAGTTGTATTCTTAAACCCGCTTAAATCTAAAATCCCGTCAGACATTGCTCAGATGATAAAGGC TGCATATGCAAATATTAGTTCAAATGCTATTGTATTTGGCAAAAATGGACCGGAGATATGGACATTTGCTTGTCCAAAGCAACCATACAATTACGAATGTGGTTACTATGTACTAACTTACATTCGTGATATGCTTCAACATTCAAATCCCATTGAAGCCATAAAAGCAAAA TTTGGCGGCCTATCCCAATATTCTGAGGACGATCATCTCTTACCGCTTCGACAACAGTGGTTAAGTCAATTGCTTCCCttgatatataaaaattaa